CTGTCGTTACTCCGCCAGGATAAGCCGCTGCTTTGTTCCTGACCATCCACCGAGTCTACCCCCGAGATCGAATAGCCGCCGAACAGAACCGGATAGCTGTTCCCTCCGAGCAGCTTGACGGTCTGCTTGAGTGTACGGGTCTCTGTCTTAGAGGCGGCTGCGCGCTCTAGCGGCTCACCCACCTGTACCTCGTTATGCTGTCCCCGGCCGGAGGTATCATCATCTGTCCAGCCTTTGCCCGAATACACGCTGCGGATTTCTCCGCGCATATAGGTGCGCAGATCGGAGGTCACTTGCATGACCGGCGAATAATCGAAGTTGAAGCCCCCGCCCAGATTGTCATCGTTCAGGCTGTAGCCCGATGTCGTCCCGTTCGCCGCTGACCCGCCGCTTCCGGCGTCCCCGCCCCCGGAGGAGGGTCTGGACGAGACAGAGTTACCGTTCCACTTTTGCCAGGCGGTATAAGGATCAGTCAAGGTGGGACGCACACCCGGCATGTTCACACCGACAAGGATGACCAGTGAGAATATAATCGCTATATTCAAGGCAACCTTCATCGGGTATCTCAGCATATAGGTCCAGCCTCGCGGATAGTGCAGCTGGAAATTCCTCAGATGCCGCGTGACCAGCCAGCCCATACCGGCAAAGACCGTCCAGGCTACCTCCTGCCACATGACCGCTACCGTGAACGAATCCAGCGCGGCGAAGGCCGTGATATTCGCTGCGACGAACATCAGAATTCTCGCCTTGCCGTTCACCCACCAGGCGGACACAAGCAGCAGCGCCCAAGCCCCCAGCGCAAACCAGATGTACGGATTCATCGATACCGCTATCCCCGGCAGCCGGTCAAGAAATGCCGGCAGCAGAGGATCAGGAATGTAGATGCCGCAACTGATAATCACGTTGTATACAATAAATACCACTGCCGCGCCTTCCAGCACTATGCGGTACACTCTTTTGAACGGAAAAATAATTTCAATAGCTGTAACGGCCAGCAGGGTTAACGCCACAGAAACGGTGGTCTCCTGCAGCCAGAAGGGCACCGTATAGGACACCCACTGCATAGCGATAATGCTCAGCCATAGCAGCGTCAGCCCGTGATGCCATGAGGAACGTATCGACTGGAACCAGTTCTTCATCGGACCGAATCACCTCCAAGTACCGCAGGAAGCTCCTGAAGTGTGCTGATGCTATGTCCGGTAACGCCATGCGAGTGCAGGATATTCTGCCACTCACCGGCCCGGTATTTCCCGGAAGGATGAAGAACATGAATATGGGAAGGCGTCATCCCCCGGTTCTCCGCCCAGCGCAGCGTATCCAGCACCACTCTGCCGCTCTGCGGACTGATCAGTACGAAATACGACCCCTTGGGGAACAGCCGCTGGACACTCTCCAGCCTGTTAATCAGCGGCCCCTTGCCTTCCGCATTGATGTCAATTAAATACTGAATCATCTTTTGCCGCTCGGCATTGCCTTCCGCCGGACTGAACACCTTATTATGCTTATCCAGACAGCACAGGCCGATGCCGATCCGCTCCCGGATGCCGAAGCCGAGAAGAGAAGCCGTGACCGAGACCGCCAGCTCGAATTGTGCGGAGTTGTAATAGCCGCTGGAGGTGCCGTCCAGCACCAGAATGGTTCTGGGAACGGATTCATGCTCGAATTCCTTAGACTTCCACTCACCGGTCTTCGCCGTTGCATTCCAGTGAATGCGTGTCAGCCGGTCGCCGTAGACATAATCACGGACACCGTTGATCTGCGTGGTCTCGCGCCTGGACTGCAGCAGCGATACCTGCGGCCCCGACAGGCGCGCCTTGCGCTCGTACAGCTGCCAGCGCGGCACTACGACGGCCCGGGGCATGACCCGGAACTGGCCTTCTGCCTTGAAGGTTCCCTTGTGCTCCATCAGACCGAAGATGTCCTCGCTGAGAATATCCGTATTCTCAAAAGTATAACGGCCCCGCTCCAGCAGCGGTGTCTGGAACAGCAGCTCGCCCCGTCCGCCCATGTTCGGAATCAGGCTCTCCTCGAACACCCAGGACTCTCCGTTATGGCGCTTCAGAATTTCCCTTACGATCACGTAGGGCAAGGGCAGAAATCCCGGAATGGTCACTTCCAGCTTCACCTTGAGAAAGCCCCCGGCATAGAGCAGGTCCGGCTTATCCTGTTCGGAATAAAAGCTGCGTGTGCCTCTGGCCCGCCGGACCCCTTCAAGGCCGCCAATGAACAGATACAGAATGAGTACAGAGACCATGATGAACAGCATGAACGAGGTTTTGCCGCCCTGAAACAGCACGTAGAAGAGTGTGATGACCCAAATCGCCAGAACGCCCGTGAACTTCCTCAGCTCAATCGCAGCGGCAGCCCGCGTAAGTAAGGCCCTCATCTTATTGCCTCATGGTTACAGGCACGTTAATGCTCTGAAGCAGCTTGTGCAGCAGGGAGTCCATGCTGACGTTGTCCAGGCGTGATTCCGGCCGCAGCAGGATACGGTGTCCCAGTGTATACGGGGTCAGGGTCTTCACATCATCAGGCAGCACATAGTCCCGTTCCTGGAGAAAAGCGTAGGCCTTGCAGGCCATCATGAACGATAACGATGCCCGGGGGCTTGCGCCCAGCAGCACCAGCGGGTGCACCCGCGTCTGGCGGACCACATCCAGCAGGTAGTTCAGCACCGGCTCGCTGATGAATACATCGCGGATCTCCTCCTGAATGGCGGCGATCGTCTCCATGCTGGTTACCGGAGCCAGCCTGTCCACCGGCTGGCCCTGCTGATGGGTACGCAGCAGGTTCTTCTCGGTGTCGGCATCCGGGTAGCCCAGGCTGATCCGCAGCATGAAGCGGTCGAGCTGAGCTTCGGGGAGGGTATAGGTTCCCTCGAAATCTATCGGATTCTGGGTCGCGCAGAGCATGAACGGATGCGGAAGGGGATAGGTCTCTCCATCGACCGTAACATTGCGTTCCTCCATGACCTCAAGCAGTGCGGACTGGGTCTTGGTGGTCGCCCGGTTGATCTCATCGGCCAGCAGAATATTGGTCATCACCGGGCCCGGACGGAAGTGGAACATCTCATCGCGCGGATGATAGACAGATACGCCGGTAATATCACTCGGCAGAATATCCGGGTTACACTGGATACGCCGGTATTCGCCGGACATCGACCGGGAGAGTGCGCGGATAAGCTGGGTTTTGCCAGTCCCCGGAACATCCTCAATCAGGACATGTCCGCCTGCTAACAGGGCAGTCAGCAGCAGTTCTATTTCAAAGCTTTTACCAAGAATACAGGATTCCAGATTAGTGCGGACAGCGTTCATTATTTGCGTAGATTCTTGACGTACGGGCATGTATGTTAAACCCTCCTATATCAGAATAAGCAGTAATATATACATTTTACATGATAGGAGTACCGAAAGTACATGTTAGGCCAAGTGAAATTGTAGAGCGGCATGCCAGAGTTGTCCAAAAGAAACCCGTCATCAGGCGGAGTAAGCCTCCTTTAATTAAAAAGGGACCGCCATAGGCGATCCCGGAATTAACATATCTATATACATTCCATTTACCGTCAGTTACCCCTTCGGGCGGACGACCAGCGCCGCCAGGAAAGAGAAGACAATCGCCGAGGAAATCCCGGCGCTGGTCACATCGAAGATCCCGGTGACGACACCGACCCAGCCATCGCGCTCCAGCTCAGTCAGCGCGCCGTGGACCAGCGAATTCCCGAAGCTGGTAATGGGCACGCTGGCCCCGGCTCCGGCGAATTTCACCAGCGGATCGTAGATACCAAAAGCGTCGGCAGCCGCACCAAGCACCACCAGCGTACTCATGGTATGGGCCGGAGTCAGCTTCAGCACATCGAACATCAGCTGGCCGATCACGCATATCGCACCCCCGACCAGAAAAGCCCATAAATAAATCATGCTCCCTCACCTCCGCTCTCCAGGGCTACCGCATGGGCTACGCACGGAATACTCTCCCCTTGTTGATATGACAGCGGCGACAGAAGCGCTCCGGTCGCTACAATCAATACACGCTTCAGTTCACCCTTCTTCATACGCTTCATAATATGCCCGTAAGTCACTGTAGCCGAGCAGCCCGCGCCGCTGCCCCCGGCAATGACGTATTTCTGCTTGTCCAGGTCATACATCATCAGCCCGCAATCATTGAACACCGTCTCCTCCATCGGGATGCCTTCCTTAGCCAACAGATCCTTGGCAATCGGCAAGCCGACGGAAGCCAGATCGCCCGTAACAATCAGATCATAATGCCCGGGTGTCAGCCCTGTATCGCGGAAATGCGCCGTAATCGTATCGGCGGCTGCCGGGGCCATAGCGGTTCCCATGTTGAACGGATCCTTCAGCCCCAGATCCATGATGCGACCAAGTGTTGCATACACTACATGCGGCCCTTGAACCGTCCCGTCGTTCACCCCTACCACTGCGCAGCCGGAGCCTGTTACGGTGTACTGGGCGGTGGGCGGCTTCTGCGAGCCGTACTCTGTCGGGTAGCGGAACTGTTTCTCAACCGTACAGTTGTGGCTGGATGTACCGGCCAGCGCGTATTTGCCGCCGCCGGAATCCACGATCATCGAGGCGATGGCAAGGCTCTCCATCGAGGTGGAGCAGGCACCGAACACCCCGAGGTAAGGCACGCCGAGCTTGCGCGCGGCGAAGGAGCTGCTGATGATCTGATTCATCAGATCCCCGCCGACGAAGAACTCCAGCTTCTCCTGCTCCAGATTCGCATTCATGAGGGCAAGCTTGGCGGCTTTTTCGAACAGGGCGCGTTCTGCCTTCTCCCATGTCTTCTCGCCCATCTCCAGCGAATCATAGACGAAGTCAAAGCTTGAGGCCAGCGGCCCTTCCCCCTCTTCGGGTCCCACTACAGCAGAGGTTCCGAGGATCACCGGACGGTTCGTAAATTCCCAGGTCTGTTTGCCGAGCTGCTTCATCGTTTAATGCGCACCTCCCCAGCCCATAACGGCATACACTACACCCACGATAAAAGCAGCAACGACGCCGAACACAATAACCGACCCGGCCAGTTTGAACATGTTCCCGCCCACGCCCAGCACCAGCCCTTCCGCCCGGTGCTCCAGTGCCGCAGAGCACATGCTGTTGGCGAATCCTGTGACCGGCACTGCTGTGCCTGCACCGCACCATTGGGCGAGCTTGTCATATACCCCGAAGCTGGTCAGTATGACGGAGAGCAGAATCAGAATGGCTACGGTCGGGCTTGCCGCCTCTCTGGAGGTCATATCGAATATCGCCATGAATGCTTCCTGGATGCCTTGTCCCAGCACACAGATGAGTCCCCCGGAGAGGAAGGCGCGCATACAATTTTTGAATACAGGACGAGAAGGCACGTAAGGCTTGGCCAATTCCTGATAGGCCTTCGGGGTCAGACCGTCAAGGTTCAGCTTGACGCCTGACTTTTTTGTTTTTGCCGGCAATGCAGACACCCCCTGAACTGTTGGATACGAAAGGGAACGGGCAGCGGGTAAGCAGCAGTCCCGTCCCTTCGTGTTATGCGGAATTAAGTTTTCCTTATTATTCACTTCAGGCGGCCCCGTTATGTCCCTCCTGCTCAGGAAAAATAAAACAGCACAACAATCAGCAGCAAAAACAGCACCAGGATCAGTACCGCCTCATTCTCCCGCCCGTACCGGCGGCGGTAACGCCTGGGCAAGCTTTGCCGGCGGACCGGCACTTTGCGGAATCCGCTCCGGCTGCCTGCCTGGGCTACGCTCCCCGAGAGCCACATTCTCCTCGCTTCCTTTCTCCGGCTCCTGCCTGCAGAGCCCTTACCGTATAGTATTCGCACAGGGAGCCCTTGTGTTCATTTGCCCTCCCGGCATGGACAAGCGGCGTAAGAATGTTCATACTAAAAGAGTGAACTTAAGAATCTGACTTGCTGATTGACGAAATCCTTGAATATACAAAGGTTTCGTCAATCAGCCGGCCATTATTCTTAAGTTCAGCTTATGTAGATGTCATAAAGGAGCGATATATGTATGAATACAGACACCCTTGAATTGTTCAAAACCTTAACAGAATTTCCCTCAGCCTCCGGCTTCGAGCGCGAGCTGCGCGCTTATGTCAAGGAGGCTATGACGCCTTATACGGATGAATTCGTGCAGGACCGGCTGGGCAGCCTGTTCGGCGTTATGCGCGGTGAAGCTAACGGTCCCAAGATTATGGTGGCCGGCCATTTCGATGAGGTAGGCTTCATGGTGACCGGCATTACAGACAACGGGATGATCCGCTTCACACCGCTGGGCGGATGGCTGGCTTCGGCCGTGGCCTCACAGCGGCTGCAGATCATTACGCCGAAGGGTACGCTGAACGGCGTGGTCGGCAGTACACCCATCCACCTGCTAAGCGCGGATGAACGCGGCAAGGCCGGGGAGATCAGCAAGATGTACATTGATATCGGTGCAGACAGCCGCGAGGAAGCACAGAGCTTCGGAGTAGCTCCGGGACAGCAGGTCGTTCCGGTCTGCCCGTTCACGCCGCTGGCCAATCCGAAGAAGATTATGGCCAAGGCCTGGGACAACCGCTACGGTGTCGGACTGGCTATTGAATTAATGAAGGAACTGCACGGACAAGCCTTGCCGAATACGCTCTACTGCGGGGCTACCGTTCAGGAAGAGGTTGGGCTGCGCGGTGCCCGGACGGCTGCCAATCTGCTGGCCCCGGATATTTTCTTCGGGCTGGACGCCAGCGCCGCTGCCGATATGACCGGCGACCGCCAGGCCTTCGGCCATCTGGGACAGGGTGCGCTGCTGCGTATTTTTGACCCGACGATGATTACCCACCGGGGGCTGGTTGAATATGTGCAGGATACAGCCGACACTCATAAGATCAAGTACCAGTATTTCGTCTCCCAGGGAGGAACGGATGCGGGTCAGGTGCATCTCAGCGGCATCGGCATTCCTTCAGCGGTAATCGGGATCTGCTCCCGTTACATCCACACGGCCACCTCGATCATCCACAGTGATGATTATGCGGCAGCCAAAGAGCTGCTGATTAAGCTGGTGCAGGGACTGGACCGCACGACACTGCAGACGATTCTGGAGAACAGCTAACCAACCTCCCCACAAAACATATAAAGTCGTATCTTTCTAACACAAATAGCCGCAGGGATAAGCTTATAGGCTTTCCCTGCGGCTGTATTTATATGTTCTTAGCTCAAAATCGCATATTGCTCCATCGCAGACTGATGAATAGGGTGATCCGCAGCAAGCCCCGTATACTTCGTCAACGCTGCTTCTGCTCCAAGCTCCGCGATTGCAGCTTGCAGCTCTAGCGCTTCGGGGTCATCCCCCGCCTTGAACAGCAGCGCACCGGCCATGGAACGCGTCAGCGCCGTGTAGCTCAGCCCTCTGTCATACGCCTGCGTTGCAGGGGATACCAGACGGTCATTCGGCGACAGCTTGCGCAGCGGCGAGCGGCCTACTCGGGACACCTCATCGGTCAACGCCGGATTGCGGAAGCGTTCCAGGATTTTATCGATATACCGGCTGTGCTCCGCTGCATCGAAGCCATGCTTCTGGACCAGCAACGCGCCGGTCTCCTCCAGCACCTCACGTACCTTCGCCGTTAACGCCTCATCCGCCATAGCCTGCTGAATGGTCTCGTAGCCCTGCAGGAAGCCAAGGTACGCCGCAGAGCAGTGGCCCGTGTTCACAGTAAAGAGCTTGCGTTCAATATACGGCTCCAGATTCTCTACATAATGCACCCCTTCAACCGGCGTATAGCCCGGGATCATCTGCGAGGCGTCCACCACCCATTCATAGAACGGCTCAACAACCACCTTCAGAATATCCTCATGCTGCTGGAGCGGAACGATCCGGTCCACTGCCGCGTTCGGAAAAGCAACCGAAGATTCAGCCTTCGCACGGGTCTCTTCATCCAGCTTCGCGTACACCAGCTCCTTGAGCTGTGCACTGCCGCCAATCGCATTCTCGCAGGCGATTACATGCAGCGGTGCGGAGGAGACAGCTGCTCTTCTGCTGATGCCATCAGCCAGTACACCCGCGATATGCTTCAGAATGGACACACCAACCGCAGTTGTCACCAGATCCGCTTCAGCAATGGCGGCCGCTACTTCATCCGCATGCGTTACACTGCTAAGAGCCGTTACATTCTTCACGACGACCGTTTCCTGACCGCCGCTGGCCAGCGTGACCGGATACTCGCCGCGTTCCTTGAGCTGGGTGACAAAGGCCTCATTCACATCCACAAAAGTCACTTCATAGCCCGCCTGCGACAACAGCAGCCCGATGAAGCCCCTGCCGATATTGCCCGCGCCGAAATGGACCGCCTTCATTACTCCAGTCCTCCTTCAAAGATTGCAATAACATCAGCAGCCGTAGGAGCGTTCATGACGCGGTCAATGGCATCATCCTCGGTGAATAT
The window above is part of the Paenibacillus sp. FSL H8-0048 genome. Proteins encoded here:
- the spoVAC gene encoding stage V sporulation protein AC; amino-acid sequence: MPAKTKKSGVKLNLDGLTPKAYQELAKPYVPSRPVFKNCMRAFLSGGLICVLGQGIQEAFMAIFDMTSREAASPTVAILILLSVILTSFGVYDKLAQWCGAGTAVPVTGFANSMCSAALEHRAEGLVLGVGGNMFKLAGSVIVFGVVAAFIVGVVYAVMGWGGAH
- a CDS encoding M42 family metallopeptidase, whose amino-acid sequence is MNTDTLELFKTLTEFPSASGFERELRAYVKEAMTPYTDEFVQDRLGSLFGVMRGEANGPKIMVAGHFDEVGFMVTGITDNGMIRFTPLGGWLASAVASQRLQIITPKGTLNGVVGSTPIHLLSADERGKAGEISKMYIDIGADSREEAQSFGVAPGQQVVPVCPFTPLANPKKIMAKAWDNRYGVGLAIELMKELHGQALPNTLYCGATVQEEVGLRGARTAANLLAPDIFFGLDASAAADMTGDRQAFGHLGQGALLRIFDPTMITHRGLVEYVQDTADTHKIKYQYFVSQGGTDAGQVHLSGIGIPSAVIGICSRYIHTATSIIHSDDYAAAKELLIKLVQGLDRTTLQTILENS
- the spoVAD gene encoding stage V sporulation protein AD, with amino-acid sequence MKQLGKQTWEFTNRPVILGTSAVVGPEEGEGPLASSFDFVYDSLEMGEKTWEKAERALFEKAAKLALMNANLEQEKLEFFVGGDLMNQIISSSFAARKLGVPYLGVFGACSTSMESLAIASMIVDSGGGKYALAGTSSHNCTVEKQFRYPTEYGSQKPPTAQYTVTGSGCAVVGVNDGTVQGPHVVYATLGRIMDLGLKDPFNMGTAMAPAAADTITAHFRDTGLTPGHYDLIVTGDLASVGLPIAKDLLAKEGIPMEETVFNDCGLMMYDLDKQKYVIAGGSGAGCSATVTYGHIMKRMKKGELKRVLIVATGALLSPLSYQQGESIPCVAHAVALESGGEGA
- a CDS encoding DUF58 domain-containing protein produces the protein MRALLTRAAAAIELRKFTGVLAIWVITLFYVLFQGGKTSFMLFIMVSVLILYLFIGGLEGVRRARGTRSFYSEQDKPDLLYAGGFLKVKLEVTIPGFLPLPYVIVREILKRHNGESWVFEESLIPNMGGRGELLFQTPLLERGRYTFENTDILSEDIFGLMEHKGTFKAEGQFRVMPRAVVVPRWQLYERKARLSGPQVSLLQSRRETTQINGVRDYVYGDRLTRIHWNATAKTGEWKSKEFEHESVPRTILVLDGTSSGYYNSAQFELAVSVTASLLGFGIRERIGIGLCCLDKHNKVFSPAEGNAERQKMIQYLIDINAEGKGPLINRLESVQRLFPKGSYFVLISPQSGRVVLDTLRWAENRGMTPSHIHVLHPSGKYRAGEWQNILHSHGVTGHSISTLQELPAVLGGDSVR
- a CDS encoding AAA family ATPase → MPVRQESTQIMNAVRTNLESCILGKSFEIELLLTALLAGGHVLIEDVPGTGKTQLIRALSRSMSGEYRRIQCNPDILPSDITGVSVYHPRDEMFHFRPGPVMTNILLADEINRATTKTQSALLEVMEERNVTVDGETYPLPHPFMLCATQNPIDFEGTYTLPEAQLDRFMLRISLGYPDADTEKNLLRTHQQGQPVDRLAPVTSMETIAAIQEEIRDVFISEPVLNYLLDVVRQTRVHPLVLLGASPRASLSFMMACKAYAFLQERDYVLPDDVKTLTPYTLGHRILLRPESRLDNVSMDSLLHKLLQSINVPVTMRQ
- a CDS encoding mannitol-1-phosphate 5-dehydrogenase; the encoded protein is MKAVHFGAGNIGRGFIGLLLSQAGYEVTFVDVNEAFVTQLKERGEYPVTLASGGQETVVVKNVTALSSVTHADEVAAAIAEADLVTTAVGVSILKHIAGVLADGISRRAAVSSAPLHVIACENAIGGSAQLKELVYAKLDEETRAKAESSVAFPNAAVDRIVPLQQHEDILKVVVEPFYEWVVDASQMIPGYTPVEGVHYVENLEPYIERKLFTVNTGHCSAAYLGFLQGYETIQQAMADEALTAKVREVLEETGALLVQKHGFDAAEHSRYIDKILERFRNPALTDEVSRVGRSPLRKLSPNDRLVSPATQAYDRGLSYTALTRSMAGALLFKAGDDPEALELQAAIAELGAEAALTKYTGLAADHPIHQSAMEQYAILS
- a CDS encoding DUF4129 domain-containing transglutaminase family protein, with protein sequence MKNWFQSIRSSWHHGLTLLWLSIIAMQWVSYTVPFWLQETTVSVALTLLAVTAIEIIFPFKRVYRIVLEGAAVVFIVYNVIISCGIYIPDPLLPAFLDRLPGIAVSMNPYIWFALGAWALLLVSAWWVNGKARILMFVAANITAFAALDSFTVAVMWQEVAWTVFAGMGWLVTRHLRNFQLHYPRGWTYMLRYPMKVALNIAIIFSLVILVGVNMPGVRPTLTDPYTAWQKWNGNSVSSRPSSGGGDAGSGGSAANGTTSGYSLNDDNLGGGFNFDYSPVMQVTSDLRTYMRGEIRSVYSGKGWTDDDTSGRGQHNEVQVGEPLERAAASKTETRTLKQTVKLLGGNSYPVLFGGYSISGVDSVDGQEQSSGLSWRSNDSELLWNPGGKTRAYPQTYVITSEVPVVPLKELSMQTFEQLYSNKNIDPQYLQLPDNYPERVSALAKEITARAQTPYEKTILLQQYLQASFPYTNQPDTSRARSKDMVESFLFEIKEGYCDYYSTALVTMARSLDIPARWVKGYAPGEQAEIPDSVMLQQGAAGYVNNNYTITNADAHSWAEIYFGDYGWVPVEATPGFDVPVLTQSEQDIPDQPEVQEEEPEESQPAASGQTDKSAGFHPGTWAVTGAAAVLLLWTLFLIWQRRLSLRFLITRMRLGAQPTPAQKVIAETERWVRYMRRKGMLKKEHETLRESVARWSAERPQAAGSLPALLKMFERANYSPEVIEDKDWHSVYTEALRLRKSMKSGK
- the spoVAE gene encoding stage V sporulation protein AE — protein: MIYLWAFLVGGAICVIGQLMFDVLKLTPAHTMSTLVVLGAAADAFGIYDPLVKFAGAGASVPITSFGNSLVHGALTELERDGWVGVVTGIFDVTSAGISSAIVFSFLAALVVRPKG